AGGCGGCACCGTTCCGCCGGATGGACGTGCACGGTGACCTGAACCTGGCGCCGAACGGCTACGGCTGGGCGTCCGGCGGCTACATCGCCGACTCGCGGATCAGCGGGGTCGAGGGGCAGTACTCGCAGCAGCAGTGGTTCACCCGCAACAGCCAGATCGGCTCGAACTCCAACGCGGTGTGGAACCAGACCTTCGTCGGTGTGCAGGGCGCCCCGGCGAGCAGCTTCCCGAACCCGCCCTACACCACGATCGGGCAGACCCCGGTGATCCGGGAGAAGCCGTACCTGTACCTGAACGGCAGTGACTACGCGGTCTTCGTGCCCAGCCTGTCGACCAACTCGTCCGGTGTGAGCTGGGCGAACGGCAACACCCCGGGCACCAGCATCCCGCTGAGCCAGTTCTACGTGGCGAAGCCGGGCGACAGCGCGGCGACGATCAACCAGGCGCTCGCGCAGGGCCTGAACCTGATCTTCCAGCCGGGTGTCTACCACGTGAACCAGACGATCAACGTGACCCGGGCGAACACCGTGGTGATGGGTCTCGGATACGCGACCATCATCCCGGACGGCGGCGTCACCCCGATGCAGGTGGCCGATGTGGACGGCGTGAAGGTGGCCGGCCTGCTCTTCGACGCGGGCACCACCAACTCGGCGAACCTGCTGGTCATCGGCCCGAACGGGTCGTCGGCCAACCACGCGGCGAACCCGACCACGGTCCAGGACGTGTTCTTCCGGATCGGCGGCTCGATCGCCGGCAAGGCCACCAACAGCCTGCTGGTGAACAGCAACAACACGATCATCGACCACATCTGGGCGTGGCGGGCCGACCACGGCAACGCCGGGACGTACGGCTGGAACGTCAACACGGCTGACAGCGGCCTGATCGTGAACGGTCAGAACGTGACGGCGTACGGCCTCTTCGTCGAGCACTACCAGAAGTACGAGGTGGTCTGGAACGGCAACGGCGGCAAGACGTTCTTCCTCCAGAACGAGCAGCCGTACGACCCGCCGTCGCAGGGTGCCTGGCGCAGTGGCGCCAACGGGTACGCCGCGTACAAGGTGGCGGACTCGGTGACCAGCCACGAGGCCTGGGCGCTGGGCAGCTACTGTTACTTCAACGTGGACCCGAGCATCCACTCGAACAACGGCTTCGAGGTTCCGGTGAACTCCGGCGTCAAGCTGCACAACCTGCTGACCGTCTCGCTCGGCGGCAACGGCACGATCGACCACGTCGTGAACAACACCGGCGCCGCGGCGCAGGGCACCGCGACCGTTCCGGTCTACCTGAACAGCTTCAACTGACAGGTCCGTAAGTGATCGGGGGTCGCCGTCCGGCGGCCCCCGATCACTTTGCGCAACAGCTTGTTGACATCTCGTAGCCGGGAGGCGTCTACTCCACAAACAACGTTGTCCCTCGATGTAGCGGAGGCAACATGCGCAGGCTGATGGCGGTCGCGGGCTGCGTGACGCTGGCGCTGGCCGGCGCCGCCTGCAATCGAGGCACCGGGGAACCGGTGGCCGGGCTGATCACCAAGACCGATACCAACCCGTTCTTCGTGACCATGAAGAAGGGCGCCCAGCAGGCCGCCGACCAGCAGGGGCTGGAGTTGCAGACGTTCGCCGGGAAGGTGGACGGCGACAACGAGAGCCAGGTCCAGGCGATCGAGAACCTCATCTCGTTCGGCGCCATCGGTTTCCTGATCACGCCGAACGACTCGAAGGCGATCGTGCCCTCGCTGGACCGGGCGCACAAGGCCGGCATGCTGGTGATCGCGCTGGACACCCCGGTCGATCCGCCGGACGCCGCGGACGCCACCTTCGCCACCGACAACTACCAGGCCGGGAAGCTGATCGGCGAGTGGGCCAAGGCGAAGTTCGCCAAGGACGGCAAGCAGGCGAAGATCGCGATGCTCGACCTCAACCCGAACCAGGTCTCCGTCGACGTCAAGCGGGACCAGGGCTTCCTCGCGGGGTTCGGGATCCCGAACGGCGACCCGAACAAGATCGGCGACGAGAACGATCCGCGCATCTCCGGGCACGACGTCACCGACGGCAACGAGGAGGGTGGGCGTACCGCGATGGAGAACCTGCTCCAGAAGGATCCGTCGATCAACCTGGTCTACACCATCAACGAGCCCGCCGCGGCCGGGGCGTATCAGGCGCTCAAGGCGGCCGGCCGGGAGAAGGACGTCACCATCGTCTCGATCGACGGCGGCTGCCCGGGTGTCGACAACGTGGCGAACGGCGTCATCGGGGCCACCTCGATGCAATTCCCGATCAAGATGGCCGAGCTCGGCGTCGAGGCGATCGCGCAGTACGCCAAGGACGGCACCAAACCACAGAACACCGCCGGCAAGGACTTCGTGGACACCGGCGTTCAGCTGATCACCGACGACCCGCAGGCCGGCGTGGAGGCGAAGGACTCCGCGTGGGGCAAGCAGAACTGCTGGGGGTGAGCCACATGGCGACGACCGCCGCCGACTTCGAGGTACGCCGGCACGACTCGTTCGGCCTCCGCGTGCAGCACACCCTGCACGGCAACCCGGTGCTCGGGCCACTGGCCGTGCTGATCCTGGCGATCATCGCGTTCTCGATCGTCAACGTCCGTTTCTTCTCCGCGGCCAACCTGTCCCTGGTGCTGTTGCAGGTCACCGTGATCGCCACGATCGCGCTCGGGCAGACGCTGATCATCCTGACCGCCGGGATCGACCTGTCGGCCGGCGCGATCGCGGTCTTCTCGTCGGTCCTGATGGCGCAGTTCTGCGTCAAGGCCGGGATGCCGGCGGTGCTCGCGCTGCTGCTCGGGTTCGCCTGCGGCACCGCGATGGGCGCGCTCAACGGGATGCTGGTCACCCGGATCAAGCTGCCGCCGTTCATCGTCACGCTCGGCACGCTGACCATCTTCTTCTCGCTGAACTCGGTGGTCAGCAACAGCGAGACGGTACGCGGGTCGGACATGCCGCCGCTGATGACCTGGACCGGGGACGCGTTCGGGATCGGCGGCTTCCAGCTGACCTACGGCTCGATCATCATGCTGCTGCTGTTCGGATACTTCTTCTACGCGCTCGGGCGGACCGCCTGGGGCCGGCACGTCTACGCCACCGGCGACGACGTGGAGGCGGCCCGGCTGGCCGGCATCCGGACCGGCCGGGTGCTGTTCTCGGTCTACACGGTGGCCGGGCTGCTGTACGCGATCGGCGGCTGGATCCTGATCGGCCGGCTCGCCTCGGCCAGCCCGAACGTCGGCACCGAGTACAACCTGGACTCGATCACCGCGGTGGTGCTCGGCGGGACCAGCCTGTTCGGCGGTCGCGGCGGGGTGCTCGGCACGCTGATCGGCGCGCTGATCGTCGGGGTGTTCCGCAACGGGTTGCAGCTGGCCGGGGTCGAGGTGGTCTGGCAGGGCTTCGCCATCGGCCTGCTGGTGCTGATCGCGGTCTCCCTCGACCAGTGGATCAGGAAGGTGAAGGGATGACCTCGCCGGTTTTGCAAGCCAAGGGCCTCACCAAACGGTACGGGCGGGTCGTCGCGATCGACGGCAGCGACCTGGAGCTGATGCCGGGCGAGATCCTCGCGGTGATCGGGGACAACGGCGCCGGCAAGTCGAGCCTGATCAAGGCACTGTCCGGCGCGCTGATCCCGGACAGCGGCGAGATCCGGCTGGACGGGGAGCCGGTGCAGTTCCGCAACCCGATGGAGGCCCGTACGGCCGGCATCGAGACGGTCTACCAGACCCTGGCCGTCGCGCCCGGCCTGGACATCGCCGACAACCTGTTCCTCGGCCGGGAGGAGCGCAGGCCCGGACCGCTGGGATCGATCTTCCGGATGCTGGACCGGCGGCACATGCGCGACGAGGCCGCCCGGCACATGAGCGAACTGGGTGTGGCCACCCTGCAGAACATCGGGCAGGCCGTCGAGTCGCTCTCCGGCGGTCAGCGGCAGGCGGTCGCGGTGGCGCGAGCCGCGGCGTTCGGCAGCAAGGTGGTGATCCTCGACGAGCCGACCGCGGCGCTCGGCGTCAAGGAGGGCAACCGGGTGCTCCAGCTGATCCGGGACGTCCGGGACCGGGGCCTGCCGGTGATTCTGATCAGCCACAACATGCCGCACGTCTTCGAGGTCGCGGACCGGATCCACATCCAGCGGCTGGGCCGCCGGATCGCGGTGATCACCCCGTCCTCGCACTCGATGTCGGACGCCGTCGCGATCATGACGGGGGCGGCTCCGCCGCCCGGGGCGGAGGAACCGGCGCAGTGACCTGGCGGCGCAGGCCGTCAGAGTGATCCGCTGGGCCGGATCAGGCCGGCCTCGTAGGCGGCGATCACCAGCTGCGCCCGGTCGTGCGCGCCGAGCTTCTGCATCGTGCGGTTCACGTGTGTCTTCACCGTGTGCGGGCTGATCGTCAGGTGCTCGGCGATGCCGTCGTTGGACAGGCCCGAGCCGACCAGCAGCAGCACCTCGCGCTCCCGGTCGGTGAGCTCGGCCAGGCGTTCCGGCGCGGGCGCGACGCCGTGCTCGGGGCGGGCCAGGTACCGCGCGATCAGGCTGCGGGTGGCGGCCGGGGTGAGCAGGGCGTCGCCGCGGTGCACCACCTCGACGGCGCGCAGCAGCTCGGCCGGTTCGGCGCTCTTGCCCAGGAAGCCGCTCGCGCCGCAGCGCAGCGCGGCGAACACGTACTCGTCGATCTCGAACGTGGTCAGGATCAGCACCCGCACGCCGGCCAGCGCCGGGTCGCCGGTGATCAGGCGGGTGGCGGCCAGGCCGTCCAGCTCCGGCATCCGGATGTCCATCAGCAGCACGTCGGCGCCGGGGGAGCGGGCCAGCGCGACCGCCTCGTGCCCGGTCCGGGCGGTGCCGGCCACGGTCATCCCGGGGGTGGCCTCGATAAGCGTGGCGAAGCTCGCCACCAGCAGCGGCTGATCATCAGCGAGACCGACTCTGATCATGCGGCGAGGCCGGTGGGGAGGGTGGCGCTGACCCGGAAGCCGCCGATCGCGCGGGGCCCGGCGTGGAACTCGCCGCCCAGGGCGGTGACCCGCTCGCGCATGCCCAACAGGCCGTGCGCGGGGGTATCCACAGCATCGTCCACAGGTTTATCCACAGAAGGGCGGTCGTTTTCCACAACCACGGTGAGGACGCCGGACTCGTGCCGGAGGGTGAGCCGGACCGCGGTGGGGCCGGCGTGCCGGGCGACGTTGGTGAGCGACTCCTGCACGATCCGGTAGGCGACCACGTCGGCGGCCGGTGGGATCGGCGGGGCGGCTTCCTGGCGTACGAAAAAGATCTCCAACCCGGACCGGCGGAAGGCGGTGAGCAGATCGTCGAGCGCGGCCAGGCCGACCGCCGGCTCGACCGGCGCGGCCGGCTCGCCGGGCCGGCGCAGCAGGCTCACCGCGTCGCGCAGCTCGGCCAGCGCGTCCCGGCTGCCCCGGCGGATCTGCTCGAACGTCTCGCCGGCCGGTTCGCCGGCCGCGAGATGGGCGGCCACCCCAGCCTGCACGTTGATCAGCGCCAGGTGGTGGCCGACGCTGTCGTGCAGGTCACGGGCGATCCGCAGGCGCTCGGCGGCCAGCCGCTCCTCGGCCCGCAGCAGCACCTCGGCCAGGTAGAGCCGGCGGTTGCGGGCGGCCTCGCCGGCGGCTACCGCGACCCCGCCGAGCGCGGCCAGCGCCAGATTCTCCGGGCCCAGCCAGTGATCGGCGCGGACCGCGGTGTGGAAGGCGCCGATCGCGGCCACCACCAGGCAGGCGACCAGCCACGAGTGCCGCCGCCCGCGCGCCTCGACCACGGTGTACAGGGCGAGCAGCGGCGCGGCCAGGATCAGCAACCCGGCGCCACCGGGCACCCGGGCCAGGTAGCCCTCGGCGGCGACGGTGCTCGCCACCAGCACCGGCAGCGACCGCCGGCGCCGCCAGATCAGCGGCAGGCAGGTGGCGGCGATCAGGGCGAGCGCCACCCCGTTGCGCAGGTGCCCCGGGAAGGCCGAGGTGATCAGCACGACCAGGGCGATCGTCGCCGCGACCGCGGCGTCCAGCACCTGTGGACGGGCGTGGAACCGCATGTCCACACGGTACGGTCCGGGGCGCCGGCTGGGGATACCGCGAGCGCGGTATCCCCAAGATGACCCCGCCGGGCGACTCGCCGGGGCCGGGAACGCGGAACAGTCGGCGGCATGACCGACATCGAGCTGCGGGGCCTGACCAAGAGATTCGGGACGGTCGCCGCCGTACGCGAACTGACCTGCACCATCACCCCCGGAGTAACCGGATTCCTGGGCCCCAACGGGGCCGGCAAGACCACCACCCTGCGGATGCTGCTCGGCCTGATCCGGCCGACCGCCGGCACCGCCGTGATCGGCGGACGCGCCTACCGCGACCTGGACCGCCCGCGCCGGGTGGTCGGCGCCCTGCTGGAGGCCTCCGGTTTCCACCCCGGCCGCACCGCCCGGCAGCACCTGCTGGCCACCGCCGAGTCGGCCGGCCTGCCCCGGACCCGGGTCGACCTGGTGCTCGACGAGGTGGAGCTGACCGCCGACGCGAACCGGCGGGTCGGCGGCTACTCGCTCGGCATGCGGCAGCGGCTCGGGCTGGCCGGCGCGCTGCTCGGCGACCCGGAGGTGCTGATCCTGGACGAGCCGGCCAACGGCCTCGACCCGGCCGGGGTGGCCTGGCTGCGAACCCTGCTGCGGAACCTGGCCGCGCAGGGCCGCACCGTGCTGATCTCCAGTCACGTGCTGGCCGAGGTGCGACAGACCGTGGACCGGGTGCTGATCGTCGGGGACGGGGCGCTGCGGTACGCCGGCCCGCTCACCGGACTGGACGACCTGGAGTCGGCGTTCCTCCGGCTGACCGGGAGCGCGTCATGATCGCCGCGGAGTTCCGCAAACTGCGGACCGTGCGCAGCACCTGGCTGCTTCTGATCACCGCACAACTGGTCGTGGCGGCCGGGGTCAGCGGGCTGATGACCAGCCAGGCCGACGCGCTCACCCCCGAAGGGCAGCGCGACGCGATCGCCCACGCCGGCCTGGTCTCGATCTTCGCGCTGGTGCTCGGGATCCTCGCCGTGGCCGGCGAGTACCGGCACCGGACGATCACCGACACCTACCTGACCGAGCCGCGCCGGGAGCGGGTCGTGCTCGCCAAGCTGGCCGTCAACGTCGTTGCCGGTCTGGTCTTCGGCCTGGTCGCGGCGACCGTCGCGGTGACCGCCACGGCGATCTGGGTGGCCGCGAAGGGCGGCACGATGGCCTGGAGCGCCGACCTCTGGCAGACGGCCGGCGGCGCGGTCGGCTGGAACGTCGCCTTCGCCGCGCTGGGCGTCGGGGTGGGCGCGCTGGTCACCAATCCGCTCGCCGCGATCGCCGGCTCGCTGGCCTGGATCGCCCTGATCGAGGGGATCGTCGGTCAGCTGTTCGAGCACGCGCTGCGCTGGCTGCCGTTCCGGCTCGGGCCGGCCCTGGAGGGGCTGGGCGGGCAGGGGTTCCCGTCGGCCTGGTCGGCCGGGCTGGCGCTGAGCGGCTATGCCGTGGCGTTCGTGGCGGCCGCGGTGGCCACCACGATCCGCCGGGACGTCAGTTGAAGGTGGCCACCACGATCCGCCGGGACGTCAGTTGAAGGTGGCCACCACGATCCGCCGGGACGTCAGTTGAAGGTGGCCACCCGGTGGCGGGCGGCGCCGCCGATCATGGTGAAGTCGCCGCCCGCCGCGATCACGCCCAGCGACCGGCTGGCGGCCAGCGCGCGGACCCCCTGGATGCCGTTGGCCTGCGGGGCCCAGTCGGTCAGGTCGCCGTCGCCGTCGATCGCGGCGAGCTTCACGCGGGACCGGGAGTCGTCGTCGCAGTCGCCGAACTTGTCGACGTTCGCGCTGGTGCAGGCCCGGTCGAAGTGCCCGCCGACGTAGGCGGTGCCGTCCAGCGCGGCGACCGCCTGCACGTCGCCGTCGAAGGTGCGCGACCAGCGCGGCCGGCCGTCCACGGTCCACGACTCGGCCCGGCCGCCGAGACCGCCCAGCCCGGCGTAGACGCCGTCGCCGTCGACCGCCACCGCGTAGACGACCGCGGCGGGTTGCGGCCGGAAACCCCGGACCAGGGCGCCGCTGCGGGCGTCGACCGCGGACAGCCGCCGGGTCGAGGCGACATTGTTCGTACGGTGGAAGCTCCCGCCCAGGTACACCCGTCGTCCCGCCGTGGCCAGCGCGTAGACCGGCGCGTCCGCGGCCGGCGTCCAGTCCTCGTCCAGCTCGCCGTCGGAGAGCCGGAACGCGGCCAGCCGGGTGCGATCCTCGTCGTCCACCGCGGTGAAGTCGCCACCGAGGTAGAGGCGGCCGTGCGCGACGGCGAGCGCCCGCGGCGACCCGTCCACCTCGTGCGCGAACTCGCCCAGCTCACCGGTGCCGGCGTCGAACCGGGCCAGCGCGTCGCGGTCCTCGCCGGACACGGTGCCGAAGTCGCCGGCCGCGTAGACCGAGTCGCCGGTGGCGGCCAGGGCGCGTACCGTCCGGTCGGCGGTGGGGGCCCAGTCCAGCAGCTCGCCGCTGCGCGCGTCGAACGCGGCCAGCCGGGCCCGGGCCACCCGGCGCCCGTGCGTGGTGGCCGAGGTGAAGTTCCCGCCGACGTACACCGTGCTGCCGCGGAACGCGACCGCGTAGACCGAGCCGTTGAACGCGGGCAGGGCCGGCGACTCGGCGCCGACCTGCGCGGCCCGGGCCGGTGACAAGCCGGCTTGCGCGGCCCGGGCCGGGCCGGCCTGCGCCGCGTGGGCCGGTGACAGGCCGATTTCCGCGGCCCGGGCCGGTGACCAGCCGAGGAGTGTTCCGGCCAGCACGACGCCGGCGGTGAGCGCGACCCGCAACCGCTGAGAGATACGCATGCCGGGTCAAACGGCGCGGCGCCCGCCGGGGATGCGGCGAAATTCTCAGCCGGTACCGTCCGGCGTCGATCAGTCACGCATGCGGTTGCGCCGAGTCCCCCGGCGGACAGGTGCGCGGACCAGTTCCCGCCTGTTCGCCACCTATGCTGCCGCCAGCCTGATTCCGGTGATGGTGCTGGGCGCGGTGATGTGGCAGGGCTACCGCCGGGACGCCACCGAGCAGGGCCGGCGGCAGGGGCTGGCGCAGGCCGCGGTGATCGCCGAGATGGCGGTCGCCCCGGCGATGGACGGCGCCGACCTCGACCACGGGCTGACCACCAGCCAGTTGGAGGGCATGCGCAAGGCCACCGAGCTGGCCGTCTTCCACGGCTCGATCCTGCGGCTGCGGGTGCGCGGGTTCACCGGGCAGGTGGTGTTCTCCGACGACGGATCGACCGGCGGCGGGGTGCCGGTGGAGGACCCGGACTTCCGGGCCGCGGCGGCCGGTGGATCGCGGGTCAAGGTGATCGGCGGGCCCGGGCAGGAAGTGATCCGGGTGGTGCAGCCGCTGGTGGCCAGCGCGTCCGGGCAGGCCATCGGGGTGCTGGAGCTGTATCTGCCGTACCAGGGGATCGCCGCGCAGTCGCGGGCGCAGCTCGCCGGGTTCGCCCAGCGGGTGGCGGCCGGCCTGGCCGCCCTGTACCTGGTCCTGGCCCTGCTCGCCTGGTGGACCACCCGGTCGCTGGGCCGGTACGCGGCCCGTCAGGAGTACCACGCCACCCACGACATGCTGACCGGGCTGCCGAACCGGGCGGCGTACCGGACCCGGGCCGAGCGGGTGCTCGCGGACGCCGAGCGGGACGGCGGGCACGGCGCCGTGGTGCTGCTCGACCTCAACCGGTTCAAGGAGGTCAACGACACGCTCGGGCACCACGCCGGCGACGAGCTGCTCCAGGTGGTCGCCACCCGGCTGCGCGCCGGGCTCGGCGAGGACGACCTGCTGGCCCGGCTGGGCGGCGACGAGTTCGCCATGCTGCTGCCCGGGCGGGACGCCGCGCAGGCGGTGGCGGTGCTGGAGCGGATCCGTGACCGGGTCGCCGAGGAGCTGGTGCTGGACGGCGTGCCGCTGAGCATGGAGGCCAGCTTCGGCATCGCGCTCTACCCCGAGCACGGGACCGGGTTGCAGGACCTGAAGCTGCGCGCGGACGCCGCCATGTACCACGGCAAGCGCGGCACCGAGGACATCGTGGTGTTCGCCGGCGGCGCGGCCGGGCACCCGCACCAGTGGCTGAAGATCCAGGCCGAGCTGCGGCACGCACTGGAGCGGGACGAGCTGGTGCTCTGGTACCAGCCCAAGGTCGGCCTGCCGGACGCCACCATCACCGGGGTCGAGGCCCTGGTCCGCTGGCAGCACCCGGAGCGCGGGCTGCTGCCGCCCGGCGAGTTCCTGCCGGCCGCCGAGCACTCCGGGCTGATCGCGCCACTGACCGAGTGGGTGCTGCGCCGCGCGCTGGCAGACCAGGCCGGCTGGACCGCCACCGGCCGGGACTGGACGCTCTCGGTCAACGTGTCGGCCCGCAACCTGGACGCGCCCGGATTCGTCGGGTACGTCGCCGCCCTGCTCGCCGAGACGGGGGCCCGGGCGGACCGGCTGATCCTGGAGGTCACCGAGACGGCGCTGGCCGGGGACGTGGACACCGCGGTCCGGGCGGTCAAAGCGCTCGGCGAGCTCGGCGTGGGCATCTCGGTGGACGACTTCGGCACCGGGTACACCAGCCTGTCGCACCTGCGCGGGCTGCCGATCAGCGAGATCAAGGTCGACCGGGCGTTCGTCGCGGACGTCGACCGGGACCCGCAGAGCCAGGCGATCGTCCGCTCGGTCATCGAGCTGGCACACGGGCTGGGCAGCCGGGTCACCGCCGAGGGCGTGGAGACCCGGGACATTCACCGCTGGCTCGTCGCGGCCGGCTGCGACGAGGCACAGGGCTGGCTGTACGGCCGGCCGGTGCCCTGGCCGCAGGTCGCCGTCGAACCGATCACCGAGAGGACCGCCCGATGAACATCCTCCGCCGCGCTCTGGCGCTGACCGGGGTGCTCGCCGTGTTCGCAGTCGGTGGCTGCGACGCCGCGATGAAGAACGAGGAGAGCGGCGGCCTGGACCTCACCGGCTCGATCACCGCCGACCAGACGTTGCGTGCCGTGCTGCCGCAGAGCATCCGGGACCGCGGGTTCATCCGGCTGGTGACCGACGCCAGCTACGCGCCGATGGAGTACTTCGCCGCGGACGGGCGGACCATCATCGGCTTCGAGCCGGACCTGGCCGCCGCGCTCGGCGCGGTGCTCGGCATCCGGCTGGAGATGGTGGTCGGCGACTTCGCCACCTCGCTGGAGGAGGTGAAAAAGGGCACCTACGACGGGGTGTTCTCGTCGATGACCGACAGCGCCGAGCGGGAGAAGAAGGCGGACTTCGTCAACTACTTCAGCACCGGGACGGCGATCCTGGTGCAGCGCGGGAACCCGCGGGGCATCCGGAACCTGAGCGACCTGTGCGGGAAGACGGTCGCGGTGGAGGCCGGCACGTACCAGGAGGGCATGCTCGCCCGCCGGCAGAAGCGCTGCGGCCCGGACCCGATCGTCGTCTCCGCGCTGAAGACCAACGCGGACGCCCTGGTGCACCTGCGGACCGGGCGCGCGGTGGCCGTGCTCAACGACTTCCCGCCGGCGTCGTACCTGGTCAACGACGCCCGGACCAACATGTACTACCAGCTGGTCTCGGACATGCAGTACGAGACCGGGCTGTTCGGGATCGCGGTGTCGAAGAGCAACCCGCAACTGCGGGACGCGCTGCGGGGCGCCTTGCAGCGGCTGATCAACACCGGGACGTACGGCGAACTGCTCAAGCGCTGGGGCCTCGACTCCGGCGCGGTGACCCAGGCGACGGTGAACGCCGGCAATTGACAACTGTTGGAGCTATACACGTGTGTAGTAGGCTGCACATGTGAGTAGCGACAGCGACCTGACCGCGCGGGCCCGGATCCGCGACGCCGCGATCACGCTCTTTGCCGAGCGGGGCATCGCGGGCGCCACGATCCGGGACATCGCGCAGGCCGCCGGGGTCTCCTCCGGCCTGCTCCGGCACCACTTCGGGTCGAAGGACGGGCT
Above is a genomic segment from Actinoplanes ianthinogenes containing:
- a CDS encoding discoidin domain-containing protein, producing MRRSRWRSGAIVGVTAAVVAGYAAITMTGASAAETLLSQGKPATASSTEASGAYLASEAVDGNLGSRWSSAFSDPQWLQVDLGSSQSISRVELNWETAAAKAFQIQVSENASSWTSIYSTTTSTGGNQNLTVNGTGRYVRMYGTQRTTGYGYSLWEFKVYGGGTTTPTSPTPSTTPSGPVLPGGGSLGAQVTVFDPSMSSATIQAQADAIFKQQETNQFGTQRNLLAFKPGVYSGLNIQVGFNTSVIGLGQNPQDVRINGDITVDAGWFNGNATQNFWRSVENISLYPVSGANRWAVSQAAPFRRMDVHGDLNLAPNGYGWASGGYIADSRISGVEGQYSQQQWFTRNSQIGSNSNAVWNQTFVGVQGAPASSFPNPPYTTIGQTPVIREKPYLYLNGSDYAVFVPSLSTNSSGVSWANGNTPGTSIPLSQFYVAKPGDSAATINQALAQGLNLIFQPGVYHVNQTINVTRANTVVMGLGYATIIPDGGVTPMQVADVDGVKVAGLLFDAGTTNSANLLVIGPNGSSANHAANPTTVQDVFFRIGGSIAGKATNSLLVNSNNTIIDHIWAWRADHGNAGTYGWNVNTADSGLIVNGQNVTAYGLFVEHYQKYEVVWNGNGGKTFFLQNEQPYDPPSQGAWRSGANGYAAYKVADSVTSHEAWALGSYCYFNVDPSIHSNNGFEVPVNSGVKLHNLLTVSLGGNGTIDHVVNNTGAAAQGTATVPVYLNSFN
- a CDS encoding sugar ABC transporter substrate-binding protein; the protein is MRRLMAVAGCVTLALAGAACNRGTGEPVAGLITKTDTNPFFVTMKKGAQQAADQQGLELQTFAGKVDGDNESQVQAIENLISFGAIGFLITPNDSKAIVPSLDRAHKAGMLVIALDTPVDPPDAADATFATDNYQAGKLIGEWAKAKFAKDGKQAKIAMLDLNPNQVSVDVKRDQGFLAGFGIPNGDPNKIGDENDPRISGHDVTDGNEEGGRTAMENLLQKDPSINLVYTINEPAAAGAYQALKAAGREKDVTIVSIDGGCPGVDNVANGVIGATSMQFPIKMAELGVEAIAQYAKDGTKPQNTAGKDFVDTGVQLITDDPQAGVEAKDSAWGKQNCWG
- a CDS encoding ABC transporter permease, which gives rise to MGQAELLGVSHMATTAADFEVRRHDSFGLRVQHTLHGNPVLGPLAVLILAIIAFSIVNVRFFSAANLSLVLLQVTVIATIALGQTLIILTAGIDLSAGAIAVFSSVLMAQFCVKAGMPAVLALLLGFACGTAMGALNGMLVTRIKLPPFIVTLGTLTIFFSLNSVVSNSETVRGSDMPPLMTWTGDAFGIGGFQLTYGSIIMLLLFGYFFYALGRTAWGRHVYATGDDVEAARLAGIRTGRVLFSVYTVAGLLYAIGGWILIGRLASASPNVGTEYNLDSITAVVLGGTSLFGGRGGVLGTLIGALIVGVFRNGLQLAGVEVVWQGFAIGLLVLIAVSLDQWIRKVKG
- a CDS encoding ATP-binding cassette domain-containing protein yields the protein MTSPVLQAKGLTKRYGRVVAIDGSDLELMPGEILAVIGDNGAGKSSLIKALSGALIPDSGEIRLDGEPVQFRNPMEARTAGIETVYQTLAVAPGLDIADNLFLGREERRPGPLGSIFRMLDRRHMRDEAARHMSELGVATLQNIGQAVESLSGGQRQAVAVARAAAFGSKVVILDEPTAALGVKEGNRVLQLIRDVRDRGLPVILISHNMPHVFEVADRIHIQRLGRRIAVITPSSHSMSDAVAIMTGAAPPPGAEEPAQ
- a CDS encoding response regulator transcription factor, which encodes MIRVGLADDQPLLVASFATLIEATPGMTVAGTARTGHEAVALARSPGADVLLMDIRMPELDGLAATRLITGDPALAGVRVLILTTFEIDEYVFAALRCGASGFLGKSAEPAELLRAVEVVHRGDALLTPAATRSLIARYLARPEHGVAPAPERLAELTDREREVLLLVGSGLSNDGIAEHLTISPHTVKTHVNRTMQKLGAHDRAQLVIAAYEAGLIRPSGSL
- a CDS encoding sensor histidine kinase; this encodes MRFHARPQVLDAAVAATIALVVLITSAFPGHLRNGVALALIAATCLPLIWRRRRSLPVLVASTVAAEGYLARVPGGAGLLILAAPLLALYTVVEARGRRHSWLVACLVVAAIGAFHTAVRADHWLGPENLALAALGGVAVAAGEAARNRRLYLAEVLLRAEERLAAERLRIARDLHDSVGHHLALINVQAGVAAHLAAGEPAGETFEQIRRGSRDALAELRDAVSLLRRPGEPAAPVEPAVGLAALDDLLTAFRRSGLEIFFVRQEAAPPIPPAADVVAYRIVQESLTNVARHAGPTAVRLTLRHESGVLTVVVENDRPSVDKPVDDAVDTPAHGLLGMRERVTALGGEFHAGPRAIGGFRVSATLPTGLAA
- a CDS encoding ABC transporter ATP-binding protein, which produces MTDIELRGLTKRFGTVAAVRELTCTITPGVTGFLGPNGAGKTTTLRMLLGLIRPTAGTAVIGGRAYRDLDRPRRVVGALLEASGFHPGRTARQHLLATAESAGLPRTRVDLVLDEVELTADANRRVGGYSLGMRQRLGLAGALLGDPEVLILDEPANGLDPAGVAWLRTLLRNLAAQGRTVLISSHVLAEVRQTVDRVLIVGDGALRYAGPLTGLDDLESAFLRLTGSAS
- a CDS encoding ABC transporter permease subunit, with product MIAAEFRKLRTVRSTWLLLITAQLVVAAGVSGLMTSQADALTPEGQRDAIAHAGLVSIFALVLGILAVAGEYRHRTITDTYLTEPRRERVVLAKLAVNVVAGLVFGLVAATVAVTATAIWVAAKGGTMAWSADLWQTAGGAVGWNVAFAALGVGVGALVTNPLAAIAGSLAWIALIEGIVGQLFEHALRWLPFRLGPALEGLGGQGFPSAWSAGLALSGYAVAFVAAAVATTIRRDVS
- a CDS encoding PQQ-binding-like beta-propeller repeat protein; this translates as MRISQRLRVALTAGVVLAGTLLGWSPARAAEIGLSPAHAAQAGPARAAQAGLSPARAAQVGAESPALPAFNGSVYAVAFRGSTVYVGGNFTSATTHGRRVARARLAAFDARSGELLDWAPTADRTVRALAATGDSVYAAGDFGTVSGEDRDALARFDAGTGELGEFAHEVDGSPRALAVAHGRLYLGGDFTAVDDEDRTRLAAFRLSDGELDEDWTPAADAPVYALATAGRRVYLGGSFHRTNNVASTRRLSAVDARSGALVRGFRPQPAAVVYAVAVDGDGVYAGLGGLGGRAESWTVDGRPRWSRTFDGDVQAVAALDGTAYVGGHFDRACTSANVDKFGDCDDDSRSRVKLAAIDGDGDLTDWAPQANGIQGVRALAASRSLGVIAAGGDFTMIGGAARHRVATFN